In Pseudomonas sp. FP1742, the DNA window CACACCATAAGTGGTGTGAGCTTCGTAGTTGGCATAGTCGATGTCGGCACGCAGGGTGTGCAGAGGCACACGACCTTCGCGATACCATTCAGTACGTGCGATTTCAGCACCGCCGAGACGACCGCTCACTTGGATTTTGATGCCTTTGGCACCAATGCGCATGGCGTTCTGAACAGCGCGCTTCATAGCGCGACGGAACATTACGCGACGCTCCAGCTGCTGAGCTACGCTCTGCGCAACCAGCATACCGTCGAGCTCCGGCTTGCGGATCTCTTCGATATTGATGTGCACAGGCACACCCATTTGCTTGGTCAGGTCCTGACGCAGTTTCTCAACATCTTCACCCTTCTTCCCGATAACGATACCTGGACGAGCGGTGTGGATGGTGATACGTGCAGTCTGAGCCGGACGATGGATATCGATACGGCTTACGGACGCGCTTTTTAGTTTGTCTTGGAGATACTCACGCACCTTCAGATCAGCGAACAAATAGTCCGCATAAGTCCGACCGTCTGCGTACCAGACGGAGGTGTGCTCCTTGACGATTCCCAGGCGAATGCCAATGGGATGTACTTTCTGACCCATCTCTTCGACTCCGTTACTTGTCAGCAACCTTGACAGTGATATGGCAAGACCGCTTGACGATGCGATCAGCACGGCCTTTGGCACGTGGCATGATGCGCTTCAGCGAACGCCCTTCGTTGACGAAAACGGTGCTGACCTTCAGGTCATCAACGTCTGCGCCTTCGTTATGCTCGGCGTTGGCTACGGCCGACTCCAGCACTTTCTTCATGATCTCGGCGGCTTTCTTACTGCTGAAAGCCAACAGGTTGAGCGCTTCGCCCACCTTCTTCCCGCGGATCTGGTCGGCGACCAAGCGGGCTTTCTGGGCGGAGATTCGAGCGCCCGACAACTTAGCGGCTACTTCCATCGTTCCTTACCCCTTAACGCTTGGCTTTCTTGTCTGCCACGTGCCCACGATATGTGCGGGTACCGGCAAACTCGCCCAGTTTGTGGCCGACCATGTCTTCGTTCACGAGAACTGGAACATGTTGACGACCGTTATGCACAGCAATGGTCAGACCGACCATTTGTGGCAGGATCATGGAACGGCGCGACCAGGTCTTAACTGGTTTGCGATCGTTCTTTTCCGCCGCCACTTCGATCTTCTTCAGTAGGTGAAGATCAATAAAAGGACCTTTTTTCAGAGAACGTGGCACTGTCGTATCCCTCTATTTACTTGCGACGACGGACGATCATTTTGTCGGTACGCTTATTACCACGAGTCTTCGCGCCCTTAGTCGGGAAGCCCCATGGCGATACCGGATGACGACCACCAGAGGTACGACCTTCACCACCACCATGTGGGTGGTCAACCGGGTTCATGGCAACACCACGAACGGTTGGGCGAACGCCACGCCAGCGTTTGGCACCAGCCTTACCCAGCGAACGAAGGCTGTGCTCGGAGTTCGAGACTTCACCCAAGGTCGCGCGGCATTCAGCCAGCACTTTACGCATCTCACCAGAACGCAGACGCAGGGTCACGTAGACACCTTCACGAGCGATCAGCTGAGCCGAAGCACCAGCGGAACGAGCGATTTGCGCGCCTTTACCTGGCTTCAATTCGATGCCGTGTACGGTGCTACCAACTGGAATGTTACGCAGTTGCAGAGCG includes these proteins:
- the rpsC gene encoding 30S ribosomal protein S3; this translates as MGQKVHPIGIRLGIVKEHTSVWYADGRTYADYLFADLKVREYLQDKLKSASVSRIDIHRPAQTARITIHTARPGIVIGKKGEDVEKLRQDLTKQMGVPVHINIEEIRKPELDGMLVAQSVAQQLERRVMFRRAMKRAVQNAMRIGAKGIKIQVSGRLGGAEIARTEWYREGRVPLHTLRADIDYANYEAHTTYGVIGVKVWIFKGEVIGGRQEELKPQAPAPRKKAAK
- the rplV gene encoding 50S ribosomal protein L22 codes for the protein MEVAAKLSGARISAQKARLVADQIRGKKVGEALNLLAFSSKKAAEIMKKVLESAVANAEHNEGADVDDLKVSTVFVNEGRSLKRIMPRAKGRADRIVKRSCHITVKVADK
- the rpsS gene encoding 30S ribosomal protein S19, which gives rise to MPRSLKKGPFIDLHLLKKIEVAAEKNDRKPVKTWSRRSMILPQMVGLTIAVHNGRQHVPVLVNEDMVGHKLGEFAGTRTYRGHVADKKAKR
- the rplB gene encoding 50S ribosomal protein L2, with translation MAIVKCKPTSPGRRFVVKVVNQELHKGAPHAPLLEKKSKSGGRNNNGRITTRHIGGGHKQHYRLVDFRRNDKDGIAATVERIEYDPNRTAHIALLLYADGERRYIIAPKGVSAGDQLIAGALAPIKPGNALQLRNIPVGSTVHGIELKPGKGAQIARSAGASAQLIAREGVYVTLRLRSGEMRKVLAECRATLGEVSNSEHSLRSLGKAGAKRWRGVRPTVRGVAMNPVDHPHGGGEGRTSGGRHPVSPWGFPTKGAKTRGNKRTDKMIVRRRK